Proteins encoded together in one Cherax quadricarinatus isolate ZL_2023a chromosome 33, ASM3850222v1, whole genome shotgun sequence window:
- the LOC128693955 gene encoding uncharacterized protein isoform X1 has translation MTLLLLLPPMSERMVVAVVVVLATLTLHLAECGGGSVEHLLRSLQETMQGGHRSSQFSELLKNFKSFSCTTRQDGVYPDLASSCALYYRCLDGAVYSYSCPPGELLDYGSDECRPSGEVTCPPLPPTSPPCHNQTNGYYPDYTHGCRAYYRCNNGSLSGRWWCEDGAVWDSSTGSCGKGPSLVCSPPSCWGLPDGPHPAPASSCTSYFTCSDGVRTDHVCPYSNIFDYSLKRCVASTSSVCYEQACEGRVNGLHASLHAPCHSYFRCFNGALVKLEECPRHQIFDGRRCVSAHNFSCWGEGRGTCEGRDDGFHVASDSDCRGFFLCRHQQFIRAFICSPGLVFNGRECVDDQNIICTLRPRLPDCSTKIDGYYTVEKTSCKTFFYCRGGSKLSEHTCPGSHVFNGDQCVDPMLYPCPGRPGPHLPSNFTNRVARSPGTHDTDCSSRPNGYYLDVTSHCTRFFYCREGTKESTKLCPPQQKFNGMRCVPENYYTCPVIADATDCLLRGDGVYQDLQDSCNSYYECISGVKMHYICPDGQLHDGQVCREASQVYCPASTLCYSRSDGNFVDTDRGCQGHFLCQNETLMWYRACGAGEVYNGRMCMPSFFYTCPSSVNTACVAKVDGIYQDLSTGCRQYYTCSGGVQVQRQECPPRMVFNGVTCVRQETYMCSSDGTKQQCPYHQRGVFQDIHSGCKRYYYCYDGQKLVHHCPQDKVFNGQTCVVKSQYTCPEPPTISVDECHHSDGYYPDLNTYCQGFYYCSSGRRINFKCPNGKVFNGDSCVSKDQFTCPGSSPCKEMNNGFYQDIISSCRKYFYCNEGLKYEYECGSGQVHDGRSCVPSSTYTCPTSTHDRDCVGKKTGHYPDPSSACQKYFVCKDGIKLQTLSCPVNQLFNGNLCVPLYSHSCSNHSKRTNDQPNRNIPLRYLLEEGEVSSSTILDTSNSFSLNLFSEPKAPVKYFDHNDSHELTDESIDNLVLIKYARESVGNTACLNLPSGSYTSIASRCQQYLECGKHSKWSVCPSHLLFSPVSKTCEQQSHMMCPAHNPCQHLRDGVHGDVNSQCRVFYTCLNHRMHLVSMCPEGQAFNQAGGECQAASQVVCGGETSLTVT, from the exons GAGTGTGGTGGGGGGTCGGTGGAGCACCTGCTGCGCTCCCTGCAGGAGACCATGCAAGGGGGACACAGATCGTCCCAGTTTTCTGAGTTGCTCAAGAACTTCAAAAGTTTCTCGTGCACCACGCGACAGGACGGAGTCTACCCCGACCTTGCATCCAGTTGTGCCCTCTATTACAG GTGTCTGGACGGAGCGGTATACTCCTACTCCTGCCCCCCAGGTGAACTACTGGACTATGGGAGCGATGAGTGTCGACCCTCAGGGGAGGTAACCTGCCCTCCCCTGCCACCTACCTCGCCTCCCTGTCACAACCAGACCAACGGATATTACCCAGACTACACGCACGGCTGCAGGGCCTACTACAG GTGCAACAACGGTAGTCTATCGGGACGATGGTGGTGTGAGGATGGGGCAGTGTGGGACTCGTCCACGGGATCCTGCGGCAAAGGTCCTAGCTTGGTGTGCTCACCGCCCTCTTGCTGGGGGCTCCCAGATGGCCCACATCCTGCACCTGcgtcctcctgcacctcctactTCACTTGCAGCGACGGCGTCAGGACCGATCATGTCTGCCCCTACAGCAACATATTCGACTACTCCCTCAAG CGGTGTGTAGCAAGCACGTCGTCAGTGTGTTACGAACAGGCTTGTGAGGGGCGTGTCAATGGTCTCCATGCTTCCCTACACGCCCCCTGCCACTCCTACTTTCGCTGCTTCAATGGTGCCCTTGTCAAGCTGGAGGAGTGTCCTCGACACCAAATCTTCGACGGTCGCCGCTGTGTCTCCGCGCATAATTTCTCCTGCTGGGGGGAAGGCCGCGGAACCTGCGAGGGACGAGATGACGGGTTTCACGTAGCCTCCGACTCTGACTGTCGTGGCTTCTTCTTATGTCGTCATCAGCAATTCATTCGTGCCTTCATATGTTCACCTGGGCTTGTTTTCAATGGCCGAGAATGTGTCGACGACCAGAATATCATCTGTACCTTACGGCCGCGCCTCCCAGACTGCTCCACTAAGATAGACGGATATTATACCGTTGAGAAAACTAGTTGCAAAACATTTTTCTACTGTCGAGGAGGCAGTAAGCTCAGCGAGCACACGTGTCCTGGAAGCCACGTGTTCAACGGTGATCAGTGTGTAGACCCCATGCTTTACCCTTGTCCTGGGCGACCAGGTCCCCACCTTCCTAGTAACTTCACCAACAGGGTAGCTCGCTCTCCAGGCACCCACGACACTGACTGCAGCTCACGCCCTAACGGCTACTACCTGGATGTTACTTCACACTGCACACGCTTCTTCTACTGCCGTGAGGGGACAAAGGAATCTACGAAATTATGTCCTCCTCAGCAGAAGTTTAATGGTATGCGCTGTGTACCAGAGAATTACTACACCTGTCCAGTGATTGCTGACGCGACAGACTGCCTCTTACGAGGTGATGGAGTGTACCAGGACCTGCAAGACTCTTGCAATTCTTACTATGAATGCATTTCTGGAGTAAAAATGCACTACATATGTCCCGATGGCCAACTACACGATGGGCAGGTGTGTCGGGAAGCCTCGCAGGTGTACTGTCCGGCCTCCACGCTGTGTTATTCCCGCAGCGATGGAAATTTCGTGGACACTGATCGAGGGTGCCAGGGTCACTTCCTCTGCCAGAACGAGACACTAATGTGGTACCGTGCGTGTGGCGCAGGTGAGGTGTACAACGGACGAATGTGTATGCCCAGTTTTTTCTACACCTGTCCCTCCAGTGTCAACACAGCTTGTGTGGCTAAGGTTGACGGCATCTATCAAGACCTGTCAACTGG GTGCCGACAGTATTATACATGCAGTGGCGGGGTGCAGGTGCAGAGGCAAGAATGTCCTCCAAGGATGGTGTTCAACGGAGTGACTTGCGTCAGACAAGAAAcctacatgtgcagcagtgacgGCACTAAGCAGCAGTGCCCCTACCACCAGAGAGGCGTCTTCCAGGACATCCATTCAGGCTGCAAGAG gtactactactgctacgacgGCCAGAAGTTGGTTCATCACTGtccacaagacaaagtgttcaaTGGGCAGACATGCGTTGTCAAAAGCCAGTACACGTGCCCAGAGCCACCGACCATCAGTGTAGACGAGTGTCACCACAGTGACGGCTACTACCCTGACCTCAACACTTACTGTCAAGGCTTTTACTATTGCAGTTCGGGACGTCGTATTAACTTCAAATGTCCTAACGGGAAGGTCTTCAATGGTGACTCTTGTGTCTCGAAGGATCAGTTTACATGTCCAGGGAGTTCCCCCTGTAAAGAAATGAACAATGGCTTCTACCAAGATATCATATCCAGCTGCCGTAAATACTTTTATTGTAACGAAGGTCTGAAGTATGAGTATGAGTGTGGGAGTGGGCAGGTACACGACGGTAGGAGCTGCGTGCCTTCCTCCACCTACACCTGCCCAACCTCCACTCATGATCGTGACTGTGTGGGCAAAAAAACTGGTCATTATCCCGATCCAAGCTCTGCGTGTCAGAAATATTTTGTCTGTAAAGATGGTATAAAGttacaaacattatcttgtcCCGTGAACCAACTCTTCAATGGCAATCTCTGCGTCCCTCTGTATAGTCATTCCTGTTCCAATCATTCGAAAAGAACCAACGATCAGCCAAATAGAAATATTCCATTAAGGTATTTGCTAGAAGAGGGTGAAGTAAGCAGCAGTACTATTTTAGATACTTCCAACTCATTTTCTTTGAATTTATTCTCGGAACCAAAGGCGCCTGTTAAGTATTTTGATCATAATGACAGTCATGAGCTGACGGATGAAAGTATTGATAATTTAGTGTTGATTAAATACGCAAGAGAGTCAGTAGGAAATACTGCATGTTTAAATCTTCCGTCTGGAAGCTATACAAGTATAGCTTCTCGGTGTCAGCAGTATCTAGAGTGTGGGAAACATTCCAAGTGGTCGGTGTGCCCATCACACTTGCTCTTCAGCCCTGTCAGCAAGACATGTGAGCAGCAGAGTCACATGATGTGCCCCGCCCACAACCCCTGCCAGCACCTTCGTGATGGCGTTCACGGCGACGTCAACAGCCAGTGTAGAGTCTTCTATACCTGTCTTAACCATCGTATGCACTTGGTATCAATGTGTCCCGAGGGTCAAGCCTTCAACCAGGCTGGTGGAGAGTGCCAGGCAGCGAGtcaagtggtgtgtggtggggagacttCACTGACTGTTACGTAG
- the LOC128693955 gene encoding uncharacterized protein isoform X2 gives MYSERMVVAVVVVLATLTLHLAECGGGSVEHLLRSLQETMQGGHRSSQFSELLKNFKSFSCTTRQDGVYPDLASSCALYYRCLDGAVYSYSCPPGELLDYGSDECRPSGEVTCPPLPPTSPPCHNQTNGYYPDYTHGCRAYYRCNNGSLSGRWWCEDGAVWDSSTGSCGKGPSLVCSPPSCWGLPDGPHPAPASSCTSYFTCSDGVRTDHVCPYSNIFDYSLKRCVASTSSVCYEQACEGRVNGLHASLHAPCHSYFRCFNGALVKLEECPRHQIFDGRRCVSAHNFSCWGEGRGTCEGRDDGFHVASDSDCRGFFLCRHQQFIRAFICSPGLVFNGRECVDDQNIICTLRPRLPDCSTKIDGYYTVEKTSCKTFFYCRGGSKLSEHTCPGSHVFNGDQCVDPMLYPCPGRPGPHLPSNFTNRVARSPGTHDTDCSSRPNGYYLDVTSHCTRFFYCREGTKESTKLCPPQQKFNGMRCVPENYYTCPVIADATDCLLRGDGVYQDLQDSCNSYYECISGVKMHYICPDGQLHDGQVCREASQVYCPASTLCYSRSDGNFVDTDRGCQGHFLCQNETLMWYRACGAGEVYNGRMCMPSFFYTCPSSVNTACVAKVDGIYQDLSTGCRQYYTCSGGVQVQRQECPPRMVFNGVTCVRQETYMCSSDGTKQQCPYHQRGVFQDIHSGCKRYYYCYDGQKLVHHCPQDKVFNGQTCVVKSQYTCPEPPTISVDECHHSDGYYPDLNTYCQGFYYCSSGRRINFKCPNGKVFNGDSCVSKDQFTCPGSSPCKEMNNGFYQDIISSCRKYFYCNEGLKYEYECGSGQVHDGRSCVPSSTYTCPTSTHDRDCVGKKTGHYPDPSSACQKYFVCKDGIKLQTLSCPVNQLFNGNLCVPLYSHSCSNHSKRTNDQPNRNIPLRYLLEEGEVSSSTILDTSNSFSLNLFSEPKAPVKYFDHNDSHELTDESIDNLVLIKYARESVGNTACLNLPSGSYTSIASRCQQYLECGKHSKWSVCPSHLLFSPVSKTCEQQSHMMCPAHNPCQHLRDGVHGDVNSQCRVFYTCLNHRMHLVSMCPEGQAFNQAGGECQAASQVVCGGETSLTVT, from the exons GAGTGTGGTGGGGGGTCGGTGGAGCACCTGCTGCGCTCCCTGCAGGAGACCATGCAAGGGGGACACAGATCGTCCCAGTTTTCTGAGTTGCTCAAGAACTTCAAAAGTTTCTCGTGCACCACGCGACAGGACGGAGTCTACCCCGACCTTGCATCCAGTTGTGCCCTCTATTACAG GTGTCTGGACGGAGCGGTATACTCCTACTCCTGCCCCCCAGGTGAACTACTGGACTATGGGAGCGATGAGTGTCGACCCTCAGGGGAGGTAACCTGCCCTCCCCTGCCACCTACCTCGCCTCCCTGTCACAACCAGACCAACGGATATTACCCAGACTACACGCACGGCTGCAGGGCCTACTACAG GTGCAACAACGGTAGTCTATCGGGACGATGGTGGTGTGAGGATGGGGCAGTGTGGGACTCGTCCACGGGATCCTGCGGCAAAGGTCCTAGCTTGGTGTGCTCACCGCCCTCTTGCTGGGGGCTCCCAGATGGCCCACATCCTGCACCTGcgtcctcctgcacctcctactTCACTTGCAGCGACGGCGTCAGGACCGATCATGTCTGCCCCTACAGCAACATATTCGACTACTCCCTCAAG CGGTGTGTAGCAAGCACGTCGTCAGTGTGTTACGAACAGGCTTGTGAGGGGCGTGTCAATGGTCTCCATGCTTCCCTACACGCCCCCTGCCACTCCTACTTTCGCTGCTTCAATGGTGCCCTTGTCAAGCTGGAGGAGTGTCCTCGACACCAAATCTTCGACGGTCGCCGCTGTGTCTCCGCGCATAATTTCTCCTGCTGGGGGGAAGGCCGCGGAACCTGCGAGGGACGAGATGACGGGTTTCACGTAGCCTCCGACTCTGACTGTCGTGGCTTCTTCTTATGTCGTCATCAGCAATTCATTCGTGCCTTCATATGTTCACCTGGGCTTGTTTTCAATGGCCGAGAATGTGTCGACGACCAGAATATCATCTGTACCTTACGGCCGCGCCTCCCAGACTGCTCCACTAAGATAGACGGATATTATACCGTTGAGAAAACTAGTTGCAAAACATTTTTCTACTGTCGAGGAGGCAGTAAGCTCAGCGAGCACACGTGTCCTGGAAGCCACGTGTTCAACGGTGATCAGTGTGTAGACCCCATGCTTTACCCTTGTCCTGGGCGACCAGGTCCCCACCTTCCTAGTAACTTCACCAACAGGGTAGCTCGCTCTCCAGGCACCCACGACACTGACTGCAGCTCACGCCCTAACGGCTACTACCTGGATGTTACTTCACACTGCACACGCTTCTTCTACTGCCGTGAGGGGACAAAGGAATCTACGAAATTATGTCCTCCTCAGCAGAAGTTTAATGGTATGCGCTGTGTACCAGAGAATTACTACACCTGTCCAGTGATTGCTGACGCGACAGACTGCCTCTTACGAGGTGATGGAGTGTACCAGGACCTGCAAGACTCTTGCAATTCTTACTATGAATGCATTTCTGGAGTAAAAATGCACTACATATGTCCCGATGGCCAACTACACGATGGGCAGGTGTGTCGGGAAGCCTCGCAGGTGTACTGTCCGGCCTCCACGCTGTGTTATTCCCGCAGCGATGGAAATTTCGTGGACACTGATCGAGGGTGCCAGGGTCACTTCCTCTGCCAGAACGAGACACTAATGTGGTACCGTGCGTGTGGCGCAGGTGAGGTGTACAACGGACGAATGTGTATGCCCAGTTTTTTCTACACCTGTCCCTCCAGTGTCAACACAGCTTGTGTGGCTAAGGTTGACGGCATCTATCAAGACCTGTCAACTGG GTGCCGACAGTATTATACATGCAGTGGCGGGGTGCAGGTGCAGAGGCAAGAATGTCCTCCAAGGATGGTGTTCAACGGAGTGACTTGCGTCAGACAAGAAAcctacatgtgcagcagtgacgGCACTAAGCAGCAGTGCCCCTACCACCAGAGAGGCGTCTTCCAGGACATCCATTCAGGCTGCAAGAG gtactactactgctacgacgGCCAGAAGTTGGTTCATCACTGtccacaagacaaagtgttcaaTGGGCAGACATGCGTTGTCAAAAGCCAGTACACGTGCCCAGAGCCACCGACCATCAGTGTAGACGAGTGTCACCACAGTGACGGCTACTACCCTGACCTCAACACTTACTGTCAAGGCTTTTACTATTGCAGTTCGGGACGTCGTATTAACTTCAAATGTCCTAACGGGAAGGTCTTCAATGGTGACTCTTGTGTCTCGAAGGATCAGTTTACATGTCCAGGGAGTTCCCCCTGTAAAGAAATGAACAATGGCTTCTACCAAGATATCATATCCAGCTGCCGTAAATACTTTTATTGTAACGAAGGTCTGAAGTATGAGTATGAGTGTGGGAGTGGGCAGGTACACGACGGTAGGAGCTGCGTGCCTTCCTCCACCTACACCTGCCCAACCTCCACTCATGATCGTGACTGTGTGGGCAAAAAAACTGGTCATTATCCCGATCCAAGCTCTGCGTGTCAGAAATATTTTGTCTGTAAAGATGGTATAAAGttacaaacattatcttgtcCCGTGAACCAACTCTTCAATGGCAATCTCTGCGTCCCTCTGTATAGTCATTCCTGTTCCAATCATTCGAAAAGAACCAACGATCAGCCAAATAGAAATATTCCATTAAGGTATTTGCTAGAAGAGGGTGAAGTAAGCAGCAGTACTATTTTAGATACTTCCAACTCATTTTCTTTGAATTTATTCTCGGAACCAAAGGCGCCTGTTAAGTATTTTGATCATAATGACAGTCATGAGCTGACGGATGAAAGTATTGATAATTTAGTGTTGATTAAATACGCAAGAGAGTCAGTAGGAAATACTGCATGTTTAAATCTTCCGTCTGGAAGCTATACAAGTATAGCTTCTCGGTGTCAGCAGTATCTAGAGTGTGGGAAACATTCCAAGTGGTCGGTGTGCCCATCACACTTGCTCTTCAGCCCTGTCAGCAAGACATGTGAGCAGCAGAGTCACATGATGTGCCCCGCCCACAACCCCTGCCAGCACCTTCGTGATGGCGTTCACGGCGACGTCAACAGCCAGTGTAGAGTCTTCTATACCTGTCTTAACCATCGTATGCACTTGGTATCAATGTGTCCCGAGGGTCAAGCCTTCAACCAGGCTGGTGGAGAGTGCCAGGCAGCGAGtcaagtggtgtgtggtggggagacttCACTGACTGTTACGTAG
- the LOC128693955 gene encoding uncharacterized protein isoform X3: MVVAVVVVLATLTLHLAECGGGSVEHLLRSLQETMQGGHRSSQFSELLKNFKSFSCTTRQDGVYPDLASSCALYYRCLDGAVYSYSCPPGELLDYGSDECRPSGEVTCPPLPPTSPPCHNQTNGYYPDYTHGCRAYYRCNNGSLSGRWWCEDGAVWDSSTGSCGKGPSLVCSPPSCWGLPDGPHPAPASSCTSYFTCSDGVRTDHVCPYSNIFDYSLKRCVASTSSVCYEQACEGRVNGLHASLHAPCHSYFRCFNGALVKLEECPRHQIFDGRRCVSAHNFSCWGEGRGTCEGRDDGFHVASDSDCRGFFLCRHQQFIRAFICSPGLVFNGRECVDDQNIICTLRPRLPDCSTKIDGYYTVEKTSCKTFFYCRGGSKLSEHTCPGSHVFNGDQCVDPMLYPCPGRPGPHLPSNFTNRVARSPGTHDTDCSSRPNGYYLDVTSHCTRFFYCREGTKESTKLCPPQQKFNGMRCVPENYYTCPVIADATDCLLRGDGVYQDLQDSCNSYYECISGVKMHYICPDGQLHDGQVCREASQVYCPASTLCYSRSDGNFVDTDRGCQGHFLCQNETLMWYRACGAGEVYNGRMCMPSFFYTCPSSVNTACVAKVDGIYQDLSTGCRQYYTCSGGVQVQRQECPPRMVFNGVTCVRQETYMCSSDGTKQQCPYHQRGVFQDIHSGCKRYYYCYDGQKLVHHCPQDKVFNGQTCVVKSQYTCPEPPTISVDECHHSDGYYPDLNTYCQGFYYCSSGRRINFKCPNGKVFNGDSCVSKDQFTCPGSSPCKEMNNGFYQDIISSCRKYFYCNEGLKYEYECGSGQVHDGRSCVPSSTYTCPTSTHDRDCVGKKTGHYPDPSSACQKYFVCKDGIKLQTLSCPVNQLFNGNLCVPLYSHSCSNHSKRTNDQPNRNIPLRYLLEEGEVSSSTILDTSNSFSLNLFSEPKAPVKYFDHNDSHELTDESIDNLVLIKYARESVGNTACLNLPSGSYTSIASRCQQYLECGKHSKWSVCPSHLLFSPVSKTCEQQSHMMCPAHNPCQHLRDGVHGDVNSQCRVFYTCLNHRMHLVSMCPEGQAFNQAGGECQAASQVVCGGETSLTVT; the protein is encoded by the exons GAGTGTGGTGGGGGGTCGGTGGAGCACCTGCTGCGCTCCCTGCAGGAGACCATGCAAGGGGGACACAGATCGTCCCAGTTTTCTGAGTTGCTCAAGAACTTCAAAAGTTTCTCGTGCACCACGCGACAGGACGGAGTCTACCCCGACCTTGCATCCAGTTGTGCCCTCTATTACAG GTGTCTGGACGGAGCGGTATACTCCTACTCCTGCCCCCCAGGTGAACTACTGGACTATGGGAGCGATGAGTGTCGACCCTCAGGGGAGGTAACCTGCCCTCCCCTGCCACCTACCTCGCCTCCCTGTCACAACCAGACCAACGGATATTACCCAGACTACACGCACGGCTGCAGGGCCTACTACAG GTGCAACAACGGTAGTCTATCGGGACGATGGTGGTGTGAGGATGGGGCAGTGTGGGACTCGTCCACGGGATCCTGCGGCAAAGGTCCTAGCTTGGTGTGCTCACCGCCCTCTTGCTGGGGGCTCCCAGATGGCCCACATCCTGCACCTGcgtcctcctgcacctcctactTCACTTGCAGCGACGGCGTCAGGACCGATCATGTCTGCCCCTACAGCAACATATTCGACTACTCCCTCAAG CGGTGTGTAGCAAGCACGTCGTCAGTGTGTTACGAACAGGCTTGTGAGGGGCGTGTCAATGGTCTCCATGCTTCCCTACACGCCCCCTGCCACTCCTACTTTCGCTGCTTCAATGGTGCCCTTGTCAAGCTGGAGGAGTGTCCTCGACACCAAATCTTCGACGGTCGCCGCTGTGTCTCCGCGCATAATTTCTCCTGCTGGGGGGAAGGCCGCGGAACCTGCGAGGGACGAGATGACGGGTTTCACGTAGCCTCCGACTCTGACTGTCGTGGCTTCTTCTTATGTCGTCATCAGCAATTCATTCGTGCCTTCATATGTTCACCTGGGCTTGTTTTCAATGGCCGAGAATGTGTCGACGACCAGAATATCATCTGTACCTTACGGCCGCGCCTCCCAGACTGCTCCACTAAGATAGACGGATATTATACCGTTGAGAAAACTAGTTGCAAAACATTTTTCTACTGTCGAGGAGGCAGTAAGCTCAGCGAGCACACGTGTCCTGGAAGCCACGTGTTCAACGGTGATCAGTGTGTAGACCCCATGCTTTACCCTTGTCCTGGGCGACCAGGTCCCCACCTTCCTAGTAACTTCACCAACAGGGTAGCTCGCTCTCCAGGCACCCACGACACTGACTGCAGCTCACGCCCTAACGGCTACTACCTGGATGTTACTTCACACTGCACACGCTTCTTCTACTGCCGTGAGGGGACAAAGGAATCTACGAAATTATGTCCTCCTCAGCAGAAGTTTAATGGTATGCGCTGTGTACCAGAGAATTACTACACCTGTCCAGTGATTGCTGACGCGACAGACTGCCTCTTACGAGGTGATGGAGTGTACCAGGACCTGCAAGACTCTTGCAATTCTTACTATGAATGCATTTCTGGAGTAAAAATGCACTACATATGTCCCGATGGCCAACTACACGATGGGCAGGTGTGTCGGGAAGCCTCGCAGGTGTACTGTCCGGCCTCCACGCTGTGTTATTCCCGCAGCGATGGAAATTTCGTGGACACTGATCGAGGGTGCCAGGGTCACTTCCTCTGCCAGAACGAGACACTAATGTGGTACCGTGCGTGTGGCGCAGGTGAGGTGTACAACGGACGAATGTGTATGCCCAGTTTTTTCTACACCTGTCCCTCCAGTGTCAACACAGCTTGTGTGGCTAAGGTTGACGGCATCTATCAAGACCTGTCAACTGG GTGCCGACAGTATTATACATGCAGTGGCGGGGTGCAGGTGCAGAGGCAAGAATGTCCTCCAAGGATGGTGTTCAACGGAGTGACTTGCGTCAGACAAGAAAcctacatgtgcagcagtgacgGCACTAAGCAGCAGTGCCCCTACCACCAGAGAGGCGTCTTCCAGGACATCCATTCAGGCTGCAAGAG gtactactactgctacgacgGCCAGAAGTTGGTTCATCACTGtccacaagacaaagtgttcaaTGGGCAGACATGCGTTGTCAAAAGCCAGTACACGTGCCCAGAGCCACCGACCATCAGTGTAGACGAGTGTCACCACAGTGACGGCTACTACCCTGACCTCAACACTTACTGTCAAGGCTTTTACTATTGCAGTTCGGGACGTCGTATTAACTTCAAATGTCCTAACGGGAAGGTCTTCAATGGTGACTCTTGTGTCTCGAAGGATCAGTTTACATGTCCAGGGAGTTCCCCCTGTAAAGAAATGAACAATGGCTTCTACCAAGATATCATATCCAGCTGCCGTAAATACTTTTATTGTAACGAAGGTCTGAAGTATGAGTATGAGTGTGGGAGTGGGCAGGTACACGACGGTAGGAGCTGCGTGCCTTCCTCCACCTACACCTGCCCAACCTCCACTCATGATCGTGACTGTGTGGGCAAAAAAACTGGTCATTATCCCGATCCAAGCTCTGCGTGTCAGAAATATTTTGTCTGTAAAGATGGTATAAAGttacaaacattatcttgtcCCGTGAACCAACTCTTCAATGGCAATCTCTGCGTCCCTCTGTATAGTCATTCCTGTTCCAATCATTCGAAAAGAACCAACGATCAGCCAAATAGAAATATTCCATTAAGGTATTTGCTAGAAGAGGGTGAAGTAAGCAGCAGTACTATTTTAGATACTTCCAACTCATTTTCTTTGAATTTATTCTCGGAACCAAAGGCGCCTGTTAAGTATTTTGATCATAATGACAGTCATGAGCTGACGGATGAAAGTATTGATAATTTAGTGTTGATTAAATACGCAAGAGAGTCAGTAGGAAATACTGCATGTTTAAATCTTCCGTCTGGAAGCTATACAAGTATAGCTTCTCGGTGTCAGCAGTATCTAGAGTGTGGGAAACATTCCAAGTGGTCGGTGTGCCCATCACACTTGCTCTTCAGCCCTGTCAGCAAGACATGTGAGCAGCAGAGTCACATGATGTGCCCCGCCCACAACCCCTGCCAGCACCTTCGTGATGGCGTTCACGGCGACGTCAACAGCCAGTGTAGAGTCTTCTATACCTGTCTTAACCATCGTATGCACTTGGTATCAATGTGTCCCGAGGGTCAAGCCTTCAACCAGGCTGGTGGAGAGTGCCAGGCAGCGAGtcaagtggtgtgtggtggggagacttCACTGACTGTTACGTAG